The following coding sequences lie in one Salmo salar chromosome ssa13, Ssal_v3.1, whole genome shotgun sequence genomic window:
- the LOC106567300 gene encoding LOW QUALITY PROTEIN: baculoviral IAP repeat-containing protein 5.1 (The sequence of the model RefSeq protein was modified relative to this genomic sequence to represent the inferred CDS: substituted 1 base at 1 genomic stop codon): MAGFVQGPSENEPDVACCFFCLRELEIWEPEDNPWSEHIKRSPNFGFLAIRKDFGELTVAEFYHLEQERLHIYIRKTLHLKIAIYXDEVEKTVDYMRRLFDSAPIM, from the exons ATGGCAGGGTTTGTCCAAGGCCCAAGTGAGAACGAGCCTGACGTGGCCTGCTGCTTCTTCtgtctcagagagctggagatCTGGGAGCCTGAGGACAACCCATG GTCTGAGCATATCAAACGCTCTCCTAACTTTGGCTTCCTGGCCATAAGGAAAGACTTTGGGGAGCTGACTGTGGCTGAGTTCTATCATCTGGAGCAGGAGAGACTGCACATCTACATT AGGAAGACTTTGCATCTGAAGATTGCCATTTATTGAGATGAGGTGGAGAAAACAGTTGATTACATGAGAAGGCTGTTTGATTCGGCACCTATAATGTAG